The proteins below come from a single Eucalyptus grandis isolate ANBG69807.140 chromosome 3, ASM1654582v1, whole genome shotgun sequence genomic window:
- the LOC104437377 gene encoding LOW QUALITY PROTEIN: AAA-ATPase At5g57480 (The sequence of the model RefSeq protein was modified relative to this genomic sequence to represent the inferred CDS: inserted 1 base in 1 codon), with protein MAERKESWTSLASLLGTLAFCQTFLQLVLLPELRHVSLKLLNRALRCFSSYCYFDVTEMDGVNTNELYNAVQLYLSSFASTSASASRLSLTRARNSSVTTFGLSSNDSIADVFDGVAVQWEHAVTQRQSQPSPWRALPDEKRSFKLRIRKRDKDLILNSYLDYIMGKASDIRRNNQERLIYTNSRSNEXPGRPWEAVPFKHPSTFDTLAMDPEKKRDIMEDLRDFAAGQAFYQRTGRAWKRGYLLYGPPGTGKSSMIAAMANFLGYDIYDLELTEVPSNSELRKLLMKTSSKSIIVIEDIDCSVNLSNRSKAPKAPAPQSYSDPDAPDAASGGKDWNNNTMTLSGLLNFTDGLWSCCGSERIFVFTTNHIEKLDPALLRSGRMDMHICMSHCSYPALEILLDNYLGSKGEDLGEVAASELQEAVEKAKMTPADISEVLIKNRRNKEKAVSELLEVLKARADRNEKYGGLREECKSNRVEEEEQEKRALESPEEVRDREDNSGKKVEDQ; from the exons ATGGCAGAAAGGAAGGAGTCTTGGACATCCCTGGCCTCCCTCCTGGGCACCCTGGCCTTCTGCCAGACCTTCCTCCAGCTGGTGCTCCTGCCGGAGCTCCGGCACGTTTCCCTCAAGTTACTCAACCGGGCCCTCCGCTGCTTCTCCTCCTACTGCTACTTCGACGTCACCGAGATGGACGGCGTCAACACCAACGAGCTCTACAACGCCGTCCAGCTCTACCTCAGCTCCttcgcctccacctccgcctccgccagcCGCCTCTCCCTCACCCGCGCCCGCAACTCCAGCGTCACCACCTTCGGCCTCTCCAGCAACGACTCCATCGCCGACGTCTTTGACGGCGTCGCCGTCCAGTGGGAGCACGCGGTGACGCAGCGCCAGTCCCAGCCATCCCCGTGGCGGGCCCTCCCCGACGAGAAGCGCAGCTTCAAGCTCCGGATTAGAAAGCGCGACAAGGACCTCATCCTCAACTCCTACCTGGACTACATCATGGGCAAGGCCAGCGACATCCGCCGCAACAACCAAGAACGCCTCATTTATACTAATTCGCGCAGCAACG TCCCGGGCCGCCCTTGGGAAGCGGTGCCGTTCAAACACCCGAGCACCTTCGACACGTTGGCCATGGAcccggagaagaagagggacatCATGGAGGACCTCCGCGACTTCGCGGCTGGGCAGGCCTTCTACCAGAGGACGGGCCGGGCCTGGAAGCGGGGCTACCTGCTCTACGGCCCTCCTGGGACGGGGAAATCGAGCATGATTGCAGCCATGGCCAATTTCCTCGGCTATGACATCTACGACCTCGAGCTGACCGAGGTGCCCTCCAACTCCGAGCTCCGGAAGCTCCTCATGAAGACTAGCTCAAAGTCCATCATTGTCATTGAGGACATCGACTGCTCAGTCAATCTGTCGAACAGGTCCAAGGCGCCCAAAGCCCCCGCTCCTCAGAGCTACTCTGACCCTGACGCCCCCGATGCTGCGTCTGGTGGCAAGGACTGGAACAATAACACTATGACCCTATCGGGACTGCTCAACTTCACCGACGGCCTGTGGTCGTGCTGTGGGAGCGAGCGGATCTTTGTGTTCACCACCAACCACATCGAGAAGCTCGACCCGGCATTGCTCCGGAGCGGCCGGATGGACATGCACATCTGCATGAGCCACTGCTCGTACCCAGCGCTCGAGATCCTGCTCGATAACTACCTGGGTAGCAAGGGCGAGGACCTCGGCGAGGTGGCGGCGAGCGAGCTCCAAGAGGCGGTCGAGAAGGCCAAGATGACACCGGCGGACATAAGCGAAGTCCTGATCAAGAACCGGAGGAACAAGGAGAAAGCAGTGAGCGAATTGCTGGAGGTGTTGAAGGCGAGAGCAGATAGGAACGAGAAGTACGGAGGGTTGAGAGAGGAGTGCAAGTCGAACAGGGTGGAAGAAGAGGAGCAAGAGAAGAGGGCTCTGGAGAGCCCCGAAGAAGTCAGAGACCGTGAGGACAATTCTGGCAAGAAAGTGGAGGACCaataa